Part of the Loxodonta africana isolate mLoxAfr1 chromosome 15, mLoxAfr1.hap2, whole genome shotgun sequence genome is shown below.
TTTCAGGGAAGAGTTCCTTGATGTCTGTGAATAGCCCAAATTTCCCATGGGTCTGCTCTCAATATTATTTATCTCTCTTTTATAACATATGGGGTGGTTGTCATTTCACATTAAATGGTCTTTCGAAGACTAGATTGTAAACTCCTTGAAAATAGGGagtctactttttttttgctCACAGTTGTACGCCCAGAGATGACTACACAGgaaaagtgctcagtaaatactgttGAACGATTGGGTGGACGAACTGTTGCCGTGAGGTGTCAGCTGTATTGGGGGAGTCGAGGGTAGAGTGTGTCCCACACTTGGTGTGCTGGAGGTAAACAGGGCCCCTGAAACAGAGGAAAGGTGCCCACACTTGGTGTGCTGCAGGTAAACAGGGCCCCTGAAACAGAGGAAAGGTGCCCACACTTGGTGTGCTGGAGGTAAACAGGGCCCCCGAAACAGAGGAAAGGTGCCCACACTTGGTGTGCTGCAGGTAAACAGGGCCCCCGAAACGGAGGAAAGGTGCCCACACTTGGTGTGCTGCAGGTAAACAGGGCCCCCGAAACGGAGGAAAGGTGCCCACACTTGGTGTGCTGCAGGTAAACAGGGCCCCCGAAACAGAGGAAAGGTGCCCACACTTGGTGTGCTGGAGGTAAACAGGGCCCCTGAAACAGAGGAAAGGTGCCGTGTGGGGATGAACATCAGGCCCCGTTGTAGACAAAGGGATCCTGTGTGTTCCTCACACTTTCCCTGCTCCTTTTCCCGAACAGATTTGACCGCACCCTGGGAGGCCTGGAGATGGAGCTCAGGCTGCGTGAGCATCTGGCTGGGCTTTTCAATGAGCAGCGAAAGGGCCGGAGCTCGAAGGACGTGCGGGAGAACCCCCGTGCCATGGCCAAACTGCTGCGTGAGGCCAATCGGCTCAAAACCATCCTGAGCGCCAATGTTGACCACATGGCTCAGGTGCCCACGGATGCGGTTGTGGGCGAATGTTCCCCACCTAGAGGATGGAGGCCCCCACTGTCCAGAGCTTGGCTAATTGTGCCTGGTGTGATCCATGCCCCTCTTGCCGTTCCTCCTACCATTCTCCCAAACATCTGTCCCTTAGTTTCTGTCCTGCACCCAGAGAGCAGGACCTGGCTGGGAACTCCTGACACCTCTCATCCTTTTCCAGATTGAGGGCTTGTTGGACGATGTGGACTTCAAAGCAAAAGTGACTCGAGTGGAATTTGAGGAGTTGTGTGCGGACTTGTTTGAGCGGGTGCCTAGGCCAGTGCTGCAGGCACTCCAGAGTGCCGAGATGAGTTTGGTGAGGGGGTAGTTGGAGAGGTGTGTGGTGTGGGGGTGGGAGacaagtgagagagaaagaggttGGATGGTGTGGAGGAGGGAATGGGGATACCAAGGGAAGTCAGTGCTGAGAAAGAGGGTTCACTGCGTGCTGTCTCACCCTGCGTTCTTTCCCCCTCTGCAGGATGAGATTGAGCAGGTGATCCTGGTGGGTGGGGCCACTCGGGTACCCAAAGTGCAGGAGGTGCTGCTAAAAGCTGTGGGCAAGTGAGTGTGGGGGCTGGGCCATCTGGGCTGGTTCTGCCTGGgggccagggctccagggctggGCAACTGGAGGACTGAGGGGAGGGAGTCCAGGCCAAGTGCTCCGGGGTGAACAGGTGCTGAAACCTGGTACTTTCATAGGGAGGAGCTAGGGAAGAATATCAACGCAGATGAAGCAGCCGCAATGGGAGCTGTGTACCAGGCAGCTGCACTCAGCAAAGCCTTCAAGGTGAAGCCGTTCGTAGTCCGGGATGCAGTGGTCTACCCCATCCTGGTGAGTCAGTCTGCCTGTCAGGTGATACACCCTTGACCTTTCAACTGTCGTTTCCCCTTTTGTCTGCCCTAGCCTGTCCCTTCCTTTGTGCCAAGAGATATTCCCCACTCATTCTTACCCCAGAACCTGCTCTGGTTCTCCAGTGCCTCTTCTCTCTGCCCACCTGCCATGTAGGTGGAGTTCACAAGAGAGATGGAGGAGGAGCCTGGGGTTCGCAGCCTGAAGCACAACAAGCGCGTGCTCTTCTCTCGAATGGGGCCCTACCCTCAACGCAAAGTCATCACCTTTAACCGCTACAGTCATGATTTCAACTTCCACATCAACTACGGGGACCTGGGCTTCCTGGGGCCTGAGGATCTTCGGTAAGGGGGGCAGGTGGAAGTCCTAGGGATGGGGATGGGGCATGGCTGCCACATTACCTGAGGACTGAGGATGAGGGAGGCTTTGAGACCTGCAGGGCTGAAACAGGAAGCAGGCtgtgggttagggttgggttgtGAGCTGCTTCCCTGCAGCATGCTTCTGCCCTCCTGAGTATGTCCTTGGGGACGTCCCCTGACATCTCATGCCAGGAGCTTTTGCAGTCTAGAGGTGGAGGAGGTAGGCTGGGTAGGTTCTATCTAATTCACCTTTTCTCTCCAACCAGGGTATTTGGCTCTCAGAATCTGACCACAGTGAAGCTAAAAGGTGTGGGTGAGAGCTTCAAGAAGTATCCCGATTACGAGTCCAAGGGCATCAAGGCCCACTTCAACCTGGACGAGAGTGGTGTGCTGAGCCTAGACAGGGTGAGAGGAGGACGCCCGGGTACAAGGCGAGGGCCAGGCCTGCCAGCCTCTCCCAGTTCCACTTCCATGTGGTATTAGAATGTGATAAAAGGGTTTTGGAGTCAGGTAAATCTTGGCTCTAAACAAAGCTAACCAGGGATCTGGTGCTTACGGGTAATGTAAATTTCTCCAGGGGAAATACGGAATGGTCGTGGAACCCGTTTTTAAAGAACAGTCGTGGGGGTTAATATCCTTTGGAACATACTGTGTGAGGCAATGGCTTATACTGCTATTAAATAGAGAAGTGGGGCTCTGGGAGAGAAAAGAGGCACCATGATGCTGTCCTTAGAGCTGATAACCACAGGGGTTGGGCAACTTGATATAGGTGCCTTTACAAGGAAGCAGGTGAGAGACAAACAGCAGGGCTGGAAGTTGTGCAGATGCACACATGCCAGCCTCCACTGGGCAGGGTGTTTGTGAGAAAAGGCGGGTTAGCCTGCGAGGGTGCTGTAATGTCTCCATTTTGAATCCCTGCTTTCAGGTGGAGTCTGTATTTGAGACTCTGGTGGAGGACAGCCCAGAGGAGGAATCCACTCTTACCAGTAAGATGagcatgtacatatgtgtgtgcatgtatgagaGAGAGTACACACGTGTGCTTTTGGGGAGGTGGGCAGGGCATTGCCCTTGCACTAGGAGGTGGAGTCACCGCTACAGCCCCCTTTTGCATCTTTGTGCTTTCTTCCTCCTAGAGCTCGGCAATACCATATCCAGCCTGTTTGGAGGGGGAACCACATCAGATGCCAAAGAAAATGGTACAGATACCGTTCAGGTGAGCCCAGGATGGAGCCAGAGGAGCGTGAAGGGTGGCTTCTAGGGAGCAGGTAGTAGCAACAGAGGCAAGGAGTTGGGGTGAACATCCCAGCTGCCTAGAACTTAATAGCCCTCCCCTCCCTTTTGCACTCATGGTGAGTTAACCATACTTCCCTCATGTTCCTCTGGACTCTGAGCTGTTCCCTCTACTAGAGGTACCAAGGCCCATTTTCTCATCTCCAGACTTATCTCTCTTTGTCCAACTAGACTGCTACAGTCCAGACAGCCCACTGACACTCTTCGTATAGTTGTCCTCTGTCTACTTCCACCTGTGTCCTGAGCGGTGAACTCCTAAGCAGCCTAGGAGACGTGGCATTGCTGAAGCCAGTCCTGGTCCATACATAGACTCTGCTTGTGACTGTTGCCTGTGTGTGTTTGTCTGTGATTGTTTttcaggaggaagaggaaggccCTGCTGAGGGGAGCAAGGATGAGCCTGGGGAGCAGGCAGAGCTCAAGGAAGAAGCTGAGACCCCATCGCAGGATACCTCTCAGCCCCCACCCCCTGAGCCTAAGGAGGACGCAGCTCCTGATGGAGAAAAGGCTGCAGGAAAAGAAAATGGGGAGAAGTCTGAGGCCCAGGTGAACTGTGGGCATATGGAGGCCGGTGTGGGACCCAGAGGCTGAGGGAGCAGCTGCCTGCTTTGTCTCTGATCCCCTGGAGCCCTGCCCTGTGGAGAAAGTAGAAGGGCCTAGGCTTTTCCTGACATCTATGTCTTTTCCCTCCTAGAAGCCAAGCGAGAAGGGGGAGGCAGGACCTGAAGGTGCCCCTCCAGCCgctgaggaagaaaagaagcaGAAACCTGCCCGGAAGCAGAGAACTGTGGAGGAGATTGGGGTGGAGCTGTCTGTTCTGGATCTACCCGACTTGCCAGAGGAGGAGCTGGCTCGTTCGATGCAGAAGTAAGGGTTTCAAGTGAATGTGTGTGCAAATGCAAGGGTGCGGGATGACGCTCCTGAGGAGGGAGCTCCCTGACCCAGGATCCGAGTTCTAACACATCTCTCTTCTCATCCCTACCTCTCCATTGTCTCACAGACTCCAGGACTTGACAGTCCGAGACCTAGAGAAGCAGGAACGGGAGAAAGCTGCCAACAGCTTGGAAGCTTTCATCTTTGAGACCCAGGTTGGTAGGCCGAGAGTCCCTCCCTGGGCCTTGTGCTTGGGCAGGGCCAGCTCTGTGGGCCTTCCCTCAGAGGCTCGGTGCATGCACGGGTGATGTGTATGCCTCCCTAGGACAAGCTCTACCAGCCCGAGTACCAGGAGGTGTCCACTGAGGAGCAGCGTGAGGAGATCTCTGGGAAACTCAGCGCCGCTTCCACCTGGCTGGAGGATGAGGGCTTTGGGGCCACCACAGCGGTGAGGGGCCTTCCCAGGACACAGAGGGTGGGTTGGGAGTGTTCTCCTTCTCTGAGGGCCTGACAGTGTGAGAAAATCTGGGGTGTGAGGCAATAAAGAAGAACAAGGGTCTGACTCTAGGTCTAACCCTGCTCCCACTCCCACTCCCCAAACTCATCAGATGTTGAAGGAGAAGCTGGCTGAGCTGAGGAAGCTGTGCCACGGGCTGTTTTTCCGGGTGGAAGAGCGCAAGAAGTGGCCTGAACGGCTCTCTGCCCTCGATAACCTCCTGAACCATTCCAGCATGTTCCTCAAGTGAGTGACCCTTTTGCCCTTCCTTTTATATCCAGTCCTGCCTGGATGCTGACTTTATCATCCCATTAGCTTCATCATGTCTTTTCCCATTCCCGGCACTCGTGGCCACACGCCCACACCCCAGGCCCCTTCCCCAGCTTTCTCCCTCCTGGGCTGATTGTCTCCTCTCTGGCTTCCAGGGGGGCCCGGCTCATCCCAGAGATGGACCAGATCTTCACTGAGGTGGAGATGGCAACGTTAGAGAAAGTCATCAATGAGACCTGGGTAATCTCTGTGTAAATACTTCCTGGCATCATGTGTCATCTAGATGGCATGGGAGGTGTGGAGAAATGGAGGCACAGCAGCCGCTGCCTACTGGCTTAGCCTCTAAATTGGGAGGATGTAGATGTTTGCATTTGAGGCCATATCTGATTAGCCTCAAACAAGGGTCATAGCCACATGAGTCGTCAGGTCTGGAGGCACAACATCAGTCAGagctcagaagtggagaggaaaaaGGGAATAATTGAGGGAAGCTCAGTTGTAGTTCTTCCTGAGTAAGAGGACATGAACTGGACAGGTGTGTTTGGGGGTCCTGTGTGGAGAACCTTGAATGCCAGCCTCAGAAGTCTGCTTACTCCCATGGGGCAGATGGCCCAGGTGGCAGAGTGACTGAAGACAGAGGGATCTTGAGGCTGGCTGGGGGTACAAGTTCATCTGGGATGGAGATGTTGCCTCCTTCCATGGCCAGCTCTGAGCCTGTTCTGGCCTCACCCACAGGCCTGGAAGAACACAACCATGGCCGAGCAAGCCAAGCTCCTCGCCACAGAGAAGCCTGTGTTGCTCTCAAAAGACATTGAGGCCAAGATGATGGCCCTGGACCGGGAGGTGCAGTATCTGCTCAATAAGGCCAAGTTTGCCAAGCCCCGGCCCCGGCCCAAGGACAAGAATGGGACCCGGGCAGAGCCCCCCCTCAATGCCAGTGCCGGTGATCAGGGGGACAAGGCCATCCCTCCGCCAGGTGAGGGTAGGGTGCCTGGCTCCAGGTTCTCTTGGGCTGGGAAGAGGGCCTCCTTCCCCTCCTGGGGCTACATGTTACTCCTGTTTCCCTCCAGGTGAGCCTGAGGATGCAAAGCCCATTTCAGAACCTGAGGCAGTACAGACTGGTGAGTTGGAGAAGCTGGTTGGGAATGTGGAAATTTCATTAGCCCAGGGGTCGGCCAACTTTGGCAGGCACAACTTTCTGTACAGCCCATGAGCTAGGAATggtgtttatattttttaaaagtcatttaaataatgataaaaatatgcAAAGAGACCAAACAAAGCCCACAAATCCTAAGATATTTATTATCTgggtctttacagaaaaagttcgcTGACCCCTCCAGCAggcccctccctctcttcctaagAGACTAACCTATTCCTTCCAAAAAGCAGGATCTGAACCGACAGATGCTGAGCCCCTGGAGTTAGGTGGTCCTGGATCAGGTGAGGGGAGAGCTAGGGTATGCTGGGAAGCCTGGGGGGAGTGGTTAATTAACCTGTTTCACCTGGTGTCGTTCCCTCGACTCACAGAATCTGAGCAGAAAGAGCAGCCTGCAGAACAGAAGCGGCCTTCGAAGAACTCGAAGAACGATGAACTATAACCCCACCTCTCCCGCTCCCCCGTCTTCCCCACCCCCTTCTCCCACCGCCTCTATTTATTACATGccgagggtgggggaggggttggTCTTGCCCCCAGGGGCTCAGTTCCTTCCCTGGCACCTACAGCTGCAGGctggagaagggaaaggaaagggcAGCCCACCGTTCTTTCTGGAGTACTTCTGTGGTTGAAACTGCAACTCTCTCATCCCTGCTCCCACCCCCGGCTCCCTCCCATCCAGGCCCTAACTTTGGGGAAAATCACTATTATGTCTTTATTCTCTGctagtgggtaggtgagagaatGGCAGGCAGTGTTTGATTGAGACCTCAGAGTGGGAGGGATGTCGTGGGATGGTGGAGAGTCTCCCGTCTTCTCTGGccattcttccctccctcctcctcttccacTGCTAAATCAGTGTCCCATACCTGCTTGGCAAGGGGCCTGTGAGGAGCCAGTGTCTACAGAATTCTGGTTACCAGGTTTGGTTTCTGAGTACGTATCTCTGCCCTCTTCTCCCTCCAAGGTCTTCTCCTTCCTTGGAAAAGCCCCTGCCCCCCATCTGGCTCCTCTCCTCATGAGTTTCCTTGGCTTTTGTGCAAGTTGGGCAGCTGTTTGCCCCTTGCCAGATATCATCCGACTGGCTGGAGTAAATCTAGATCCATTCCAGCCCACACGCTAGACCCCCTAGTGGCCAGAGTAGGCAGGGACAAAGTGAAGAAGAGAATCCAGCCACCTAGCCAGGAAGTGAGAGGTAGGAAAGCCCTGTAGCTGCCACCTGTGGACTGTGGGGCCCAGGACAGCGGTGTGGATGACTGGCATGGGGCACCAGCATCCTGCAGGCACCCTCAAAACTGGCATCTTCCCAGTAGCCTGGTATCCTGGGTCTCTATGAACCAACTGTCGCCTTTGCTCTCTTGCTATTCTGTTCCTCCCAGACAGAGCCTTTCCCTCACCACCCTGGGCTGACCAAAATGTGCTTTCTACTGTGAGCCCCTATCCCAAGACCCTGGGGAAAGGAGAGACCTCGGTGTGAATGTAGAAATGCCACCTGGGTCTCTCTCTGAGGCAGACCTTGCGGTGAAGTAAGAGGGTGAGGGCAGGCCTTGTGGCGTGCGTTGCTCTGCTAGAAGGGTGGGCCCCGTACCCACCAGGACTTACGCCCAAGGAGCCTGTCCTCCAGTATTCCGTCTGCCAGGAGCCAGGGCTGCCACCCCAGTTACCAGGGCAAGGGGGTCCTGGTAGTGTCTGTCTTATtctgccccccccttttttttttgccacattgGCGAAATGGGACCTAAGGGTCCTACCCCCACCCCTTCTTCTGTGTGTTTGAGTTCTTTCACTAGCAGTTGAGGCTGGTTGGACAGGTTTGAGTCAAATTGTACTTTGCTCCATTGTTAATTGAGAAACTGtttcaataaaatattcttttctaCAGTGTGCTGTGATTTTTTTCATGGTGCTTATTTCCTGAATATAAATAATGTGTGTATATTATAGAAGATTTGTAAGCTAGAAGTTTGAATAAGTTTCCTCTAATGCTACCACCAAAAGATAATTATTAGCATTTTGGGCTTGGCTTTGtataatatggagccctggtggcacagtggttaagaattcagctgctgagCAAGAGgccagctgttcgaatccaccagctgctccttggaaaccctataggggagttctacaactgtcctgtggggttcctatgagtcagaattgactgaacagcaacgggtttttttaatGTACTGTAGACTTTGTCCTGTGTATGTAGTTACATATTTTATTAAAGCAGTGGGTTTTGAACCATGTTTGAAAAAGGCGATAGGGTCAATTTTGATTCTCTATTTTCCGTCaccaggttgttgttaggtgatgtcaagttggttctgacttacagcgaccctatgtaccacagaaagaaacactgcccagtcctgtgccatccttacaattgttatattggagcccattgttgaagtcactgtgtcaatccatcttgttgagggtcttcctcttttctgccaaccctatactttaccaagcatgatgtccttctccagggaactgattgctcctgacaacatgtccaaagtatgtaaaatgcagtctcgccatccttgcttctaaggagcattctggttgtacttcttccaagacagatttgttcattcttttggtagtccgtggtatattcaatattcttcgccaacaccacaattcagaggtgtcaattcttcagtcatccttattcgctgtccagctttcacatgcatatgatgcgattgaaaataccatg
Proteins encoded:
- the HYOU1 gene encoding hypoxia up-regulated protein 1 isoform X1, whose amino-acid sequence is MAATIRRQRPRRTACWVLMTVLLADLLALSDTLAVMSVDLGSESMKVAIVKPGVPMEIVLNKESRRKTPVTVTLKENERFFGDSAASMAIKNPKATLRYFQQLLGKQADNPHVALYRTRFPEHELGVDPQRQTVHFQISPQLQFSPEEVLGMVLNYSRSLAEDFAEQPIKDAVITVPAFFNQAERRAVLQAARMAGLKVLQLINDNTATALSYGVFRRKDINTTAQNIMFYDMGSGSTVCTIVAYQTVKTKEAGMQPQLQIRGVGFDRTLGGLEMELRLREHLAGLFNEQRKGRSSKDVRENPRAMAKLLREANRLKTILSANVDHMAQIEGLLDDVDFKAKVTRVEFEELCADLFERVPRPVLQALQSAEMSLDEIEQVILVGGATRVPKVQEVLLKAVGKEELGKNINADEAAAMGAVYQAAALSKAFKVKPFVVRDAVVYPILVEFTREMEEEPGVRSLKHNKRVLFSRMGPYPQRKVITFNRYSHDFNFHINYGDLGFLGPEDLRVFGSQNLTTVKLKGVGESFKKYPDYESKGIKAHFNLDESGVLSLDRVESVFETLVEDSPEEESTLTKLGNTISSLFGGGTTSDAKENGTDTVQEEEEGPAEGSKDEPGEQAELKEEAETPSQDTSQPPPPEPKEDAAPDGEKAAGKENGEKSEAQKPSEKGEAGPEGAPPAAEEEKKQKPARKQRTVEEIGVELSVLDLPDLPEEELARSMQKLQDLTVRDLEKQEREKAANSLEAFIFETQDKLYQPEYQEVSTEEQREEISGKLSAASTWLEDEGFGATTAMLKEKLAELRKLCHGLFFRVEERKKWPERLSALDNLLNHSSMFLKGARLIPEMDQIFTEVEMATLEKVINETWAWKNTTMAEQAKLLATEKPVLLSKDIEAKMMALDREVQYLLNKAKFAKPRPRPKDKNGTRAEPPLNASAGDQGDKAIPPPGEPEDAKPISEPEAVQTAGSEPTDAEPLELGGPGSESEQKEQPAEQKRPSKNSKNDEL
- the HYOU1 gene encoding hypoxia up-regulated protein 1 isoform X2, with the translated sequence MAATIRRQRPRRTACWVLMTVLLADLLALSDTLAVMSVDLGSESMKVAIVKPGVPMEIVLNKESRRKTPVTVTLKENERFFGDSAASMAIKNPKATLRYFQQLLGKQADNPHVALYRTRFPEHELGVDPQRQTVHFQISPQLQFSPEEVLGMVLNYSRSLAEDFAEQPIKDAVITVPAFFNQAERRAVLQAARMAGLKVLQLINDNTATALSYGVFRRKDINTTAQNIMFYDMGSGSTVCTIVAYQTVKTKEAGMQPQLQIRGVGFDRTLGGLEMELRLREHLAGLFNEQRKGRSSKDVRENPRAMAKLLREANRLKTILSANVDHMAQIEGLLDDVDFKAKVTRVEFEELCADLFERVPRPVLQALQSAEMSLDEIEQVILVGGATRVPKVQEVLLKAVGKEELGKNINADEAAAMGAVYQAAALSKAFKVKPFVVRDAVVYPILVEFTREMEEEPGVRSLKHNKRVLFSRMGPYPQRKVITFNRYSHDFNFHINYGDLGFLGPEDLRVFGSQNLTTVKLKGVGESFKKYPDYESKGIKAHFNLDESGVLSLDRVESVFETLVEDSPEEESTLTKLGNTISSLFGGGTTSDAKENGTDTVQEEEEGPAEGSKDEPGEQAELKEEAETPSQDTSQPPPPEPKEDAAPDGEKAAGKENGEKSEAQKPSEKGEAGPEGAPPAAEEEKKQKPARKQRTVEEIGVELSVLDLPDLPEEELARSMQKLQDLTVRDLEKQEREKAANSLEAFIFETQDKLYQPEYQEVSTEEQREEISGKLSAASTWLEDEGFGATTAMLKEKLAELRKLCHGLFFRVEERKKWPERLSALDNLLNHSSMFLKGARLIPEMDQIFTEVEMATLEKVINETWAWKNTTMAEQAKLLATEKPVLLSKDIEAKMMALDREVQYLLNKAKFAKPRPRPKDKNGTRAEPPLNASAGDQGDKAIPPPGEPEDAKPISEPEAVQTGSEPTDAEPLELGGPGSESEQKEQPAEQKRPSKNSKNDEL